A single Flavobacterium sp. 1 DNA region contains:
- a CDS encoding SDR family oxidoreductase — protein MTKLKNKVALITGGTSGIGKATAIDFIENGASVIITGRFQNTIDETINELGEKATGIVSDAGKMADLLQLGEKVKLIASQIDVLYVNAGFGKYASIEEIDENHFDEQFNVIVKGTLFTVQQILPLMKEGGVIILNTSIVTEIGMQNSSVYSAAKAAVQSFVKTFASELASKKIRINAVSPGPIATNYFDRSNLTAEQIQGISGAVLPQVPLARFGKPFEVAKVITFLASEDASFMHGTEIFVDGGFPKIK, from the coding sequence ATGACAAAATTAAAAAACAAAGTAGCACTAATTACAGGTGGAACAAGCGGAATAGGTAAAGCCACAGCAATTGATTTTATAGAAAATGGAGCATCAGTAATTATTACAGGCCGATTTCAAAACACTATTGATGAAACTATAAATGAGCTTGGAGAAAAAGCCACAGGCATAGTTTCTGATGCTGGGAAAATGGCAGACCTTTTGCAATTAGGCGAGAAAGTAAAATTAATTGCATCACAAATTGATGTTTTGTATGTTAATGCTGGCTTTGGAAAGTATGCTTCAATTGAAGAAATAGACGAAAACCATTTTGATGAGCAGTTTAATGTAATTGTAAAAGGAACATTATTTACTGTTCAACAAATTTTGCCGTTAATGAAAGAAGGCGGTGTTATTATTTTAAATACTTCCATTGTAACAGAAATTGGAATGCAAAATTCCTCTGTTTATTCAGCAGCAAAAGCAGCAGTTCAATCATTTGTAAAAACATTTGCATCAGAATTAGCTTCAAAAAAAATTAGAATTAATGCTGTTAGTCCAGGACCAATTGCAACTAATTATTTTGACCGTTCCAATTTAACAGCTGAACAAATACAAGGAATCTCAGGGGCAGTACTGCCACAAGTTCCGCTTGCTCGTTTTGGAAAACCCTTTGAAGTAGCAAAAGTAATTACTTTCCTTGCATCAGAAGATGCCTCTTTTATGCACGGAACAGAAATATTTGTCGATGGTGGATTTCCTAAAATTAAATAA
- a CDS encoding DsbA family protein → MSKLIYVMDPLCGWCYGNSNNTQKLYDKYKNVLDFEILPAGMWTGENTRKQSKQMAQFIKKHDPQVQQTTGTAFGKDYFDSIENENIILDSEVPSRAIVAIKKLTASQAVPFAIEVQKARYLHGKDLNEDNTYLGICENLKLDKEEFLKTFHSENIKKETQKTFALAQQYTSSYPTLLAEKEGNTYVLEQGYAPLGDIIKQIETLF, encoded by the coding sequence ATGAGTAAACTAATTTATGTAATGGATCCACTTTGTGGTTGGTGTTATGGAAACAGCAACAATACACAAAAACTGTATGATAAATACAAGAATGTACTTGATTTTGAGATTTTACCTGCCGGAATGTGGACTGGAGAAAACACCAGAAAACAATCTAAACAAATGGCACAATTTATCAAAAAACACGATCCACAAGTACAACAAACCACAGGAACTGCATTTGGGAAAGACTATTTTGATTCTATAGAAAATGAAAATATAATTTTAGATAGTGAAGTGCCGTCAAGAGCTATCGTTGCAATAAAAAAATTAACGGCTTCACAAGCTGTCCCTTTTGCTATTGAAGTTCAAAAAGCAAGGTATCTGCACGGAAAAGACTTAAATGAAGACAATACTTATTTAGGCATTTGTGAAAATTTAAAATTGGACAAAGAGGAATTTCTGAAAACGTTCCACTCTGAAAATATCAAAAAAGAAACACAAAAAACATTTGCTTTGGCACAACAATACACCAGTTCTTATCCTACCCTTTTAGCAGAAAAAGAAGGTAATACGTATGTTTTAGAACAAGGTTATGCACCACTTGGAGATATTATAAAACAGATTGAGACTCTTTTTTAA
- a CDS encoding Ada metal-binding domain-containing protein: MIKHLAINDSDLRYQIKQKEICFGGNSKLKIYGTLQCKSGKRMKKENRIFFISKEEAVKNGFRPCGHCMKTNYKEWKNESI; this comes from the coding sequence ATGATTAAGCATCTTGCAATAAACGATAGTGATTTACGATATCAAATCAAGCAAAAAGAAATCTGCTTTGGCGGTAATAGCAAATTAAAAATTTATGGAACACTACAATGTAAATCTGGCAAGCGGATGAAAAAAGAGAATCGTATTTTTTTTATTTCTAAAGAAGAAGCTGTTAAAAATGGTTTTCGACCTTGTGGACATTGTATGAAAACTAACTATAAAGAATGGAAGAATGAATCTATTTAG
- a CDS encoding Crp/Fnr family transcriptional regulator has product MHQNLLSYINKYSSSPLTNEEEALITATFQPKKFRKKQYFLQEGDVCKYAGFIVKGAMRQYSVDDKGGEHIVQLFIENYWANDRESSTMLTPSVYNIDAWEDTDILLITRADMLDLMAKIPAMAEMIRLMDERNAIANQRRLNSTISNTAEKRYEEFAVHHPQFIQRFPQHLIASFLGITKETLSRIRKQGTK; this is encoded by the coding sequence ATGCATCAAAATCTGTTATCTTACATCAACAAATATTCTTCTTCACCTCTTACTAACGAAGAAGAAGCCTTAATTACAGCCACTTTTCAACCCAAAAAATTCAGAAAAAAACAATACTTTTTACAAGAAGGCGATGTATGTAAATACGCTGGTTTTATTGTAAAAGGAGCTATGCGCCAATACAGCGTTGATGATAAAGGAGGGGAACATATTGTACAGCTATTCATTGAAAACTATTGGGCAAACGACCGTGAAAGTTCTACTATGCTAACGCCTTCCGTTTATAATATTGATGCTTGGGAAGATACCGATATACTTCTTATAACTAGAGCCGATATGCTGGATTTAATGGCAAAAATACCTGCAATGGCAGAAATGATTCGCTTAATGGATGAAAGAAATGCTATTGCTAACCAACGAAGATTAAACTCTACTATCAGCAATACAGCAGAAAAGCGCTATGAAGAATTTGCTGTTCATCATCCACAATTTATTCAGCGATTTCCACAGCATCTTATCGCTTCTTTTTTGGGTATTACCAAAGAAACATTGAGCCGAATTAGAAAACAAGGAACGAAATAA
- a CDS encoding 2OG-Fe(II) oxygenase, with amino-acid sequence MENIKTKLLNIDWQAITEDMNDKGFAIVPDLLSNNQCNEIIDNYANLNAYRKTVVMERYRFGLGEYKYFNYPLPNLIQIMRESIYLKLAPIANTWMKVLNIDTIFPETHQELLQQCNVNNQLKATVLILKYGKGGHNTLHQDLYGDVYFPIQTVLFLNEPDQEFTGGEFVLTQQTPRAQSKAIVLKPKKGDMLIFTTNFRPVKGSKGYYRVNMKHGVSEIHSGERHTLGIIFHDALT; translated from the coding sequence ATGGAAAATATTAAAACCAAACTATTGAATATTGACTGGCAGGCAATAACAGAAGATATGAATGATAAAGGATTTGCAATTGTTCCTGATTTATTGTCAAATAATCAATGCAATGAGATTATTGACAATTATGCAAATCTAAATGCTTACAGAAAGACGGTAGTGATGGAACGCTACCGTTTTGGCTTGGGCGAATATAAATATTTCAATTACCCCTTGCCAAATCTTATTCAAATCATGAGAGAAAGCATATATCTAAAACTTGCACCCATTGCAAACACTTGGATGAAAGTGCTAAATATTGATACAATTTTTCCAGAGACACATCAAGAACTTTTGCAGCAGTGTAATGTAAATAATCAGCTAAAGGCAACCGTTTTGATTTTGAAATATGGTAAAGGCGGACACAATACTTTGCACCAAGATTTGTATGGAGATGTATATTTCCCTATTCAAACCGTTTTATTTCTTAACGAGCCAGATCAAGAATTTACAGGTGGTGAATTTGTATTAACACAACAAACACCAAGAGCACAATCAAAAGCCATTGTGTTAAAACCCAAGAAAGGAGATATGCTTATTTTTACAACTAACTTTCGGCCAGTTAAAGGCAGTAAAGGTTATTACCGTGTAAATATGAAACACGGTGTGAGTGAAATTCATAGTGGCGAACGTCACACTTTGGGAATTATTTTTCACGATGCTTTGACTTAA
- a CDS encoding TolC family protein yields the protein MMRKTLTLTLILFGYLGYSQSKLDGYIEVGLKNNEVIKQHNFDINKSMYALKEARSLFYPTVSLNGSYTKAEGGRTIDIPIGDMLNPVYNTLNQITNSNAFPTLENQSVLINPDNFYDAKIHTTMPLLNFEIIYNKRIKNQQTSLQKIELEIYQRELVKEIKIAYYKYLQSVEGIKIYQDALALVKENQRVNKSLFKNEKINRTAVLRSDNEVIRIQANLETAKQNSNNAQSYFNFLLNEKLDTVIEVDENETPPIDAVSENTQNREELQKLTQAKEINDNVSKLTQSYWFPKVNGFADFGIQDFDFEVNKQSRYYFAGVGLEWNIFSGNKNKFKLKQTEEDSKKISSQIDNVKQQLLLQFQVSQNNLKSALEQFYADKNQKESAKKYNEDITKLYKEGQAIYIELLDAQNQWVNAQLNTNIALYNSWIAFAELERANATFTFK from the coding sequence ATGATGAGAAAAACACTGACTCTGACACTAATTTTATTTGGATATCTGGGATATTCACAGAGTAAGCTTGACGGCTATATTGAAGTCGGGCTAAAAAATAACGAAGTAATAAAGCAACATAACTTTGATATTAACAAAAGTATGTATGCCTTAAAAGAAGCGAGATCCTTGTTCTATCCTACGGTTTCCTTAAATGGAAGTTATACCAAGGCCGAAGGAGGAAGAACAATTGATATTCCCATAGGTGATATGCTGAATCCGGTATACAATACTTTGAATCAAATTACAAATTCGAATGCTTTTCCGACTCTGGAGAATCAGTCTGTTCTAATTAATCCGGATAATTTCTATGATGCTAAAATTCATACCACAATGCCTTTGCTGAATTTTGAAATTATCTACAACAAGAGAATTAAAAATCAGCAGACTTCATTACAAAAAATTGAGCTGGAAATATATCAAAGGGAATTAGTCAAGGAAATAAAAATAGCTTACTACAAATACCTCCAATCGGTTGAAGGAATTAAAATTTATCAGGATGCTTTAGCATTGGTTAAGGAAAATCAACGAGTAAACAAATCCTTATTTAAAAATGAAAAGATTAACCGTACGGCTGTTTTACGAAGTGATAATGAGGTAATCCGTATACAGGCAAATCTTGAAACGGCAAAGCAAAACAGTAATAATGCCCAATCTTATTTTAACTTTTTGCTTAATGAAAAGCTGGATACTGTAATTGAAGTCGATGAAAATGAAACTCCACCAATTGACGCTGTTTCAGAGAATACTCAAAACAGGGAAGAATTACAAAAGCTTACTCAGGCAAAAGAAATAAACGATAATGTAAGCAAACTTACGCAGTCGTATTGGTTTCCAAAGGTAAACGGTTTTGCTGATTTTGGAATTCAGGATTTTGATTTTGAAGTAAATAAACAGTCACGCTACTATTTTGCAGGAGTAGGTTTAGAATGGAATATTTTTTCTGGCAACAAAAATAAATTCAAACTCAAACAAACTGAAGAAGACAGTAAAAAAATTAGTTCGCAGATTGATAATGTAAAACAGCAGTTATTACTTCAGTTTCAGGTTTCCCAGAATAATTTAAAATCAGCTTTGGAACAATTCTATGCTGATAAAAATCAAAAAGAATCCGCCAAAAAATATAATGAGGATATAACCAAATTGTACAAGGAAGGTCAGGCTATATACATTGAACTTCTGGATGCACAAAATCAATGGGTAAACGCCCAGCTCAACACCAATATTGCCCTTTATAATTCCTGGATCGCTTTTGCAGAATTAGAAAGAGCCAATGCAACTTTTACTTTTAAATAA
- a CDS encoding alpha-ketoglutarate-dependent dioxygenase AlkB: MNLFSNEMDYTENILPSDGMVNYFGKLFAHKEANNYLECFLNTIEWKNDEAIIFGKRIITKRKVGWYGDTNFNYTYSKTTKQALSWTKELLELKNIIENQTGEKFNSCLLNLYHNGNEGMAWHSDAEKDLKKNGAIASLSFGAERKFAFKHKRTKETVSLILEHGSLLVMKDTTQTNWLHRLPPAKLITKPRVNLTFRTID, translated from the coding sequence ATGAATCTATTTAGCAACGAAATGGACTATACAGAAAATATATTACCGAGTGATGGAATGGTAAATTATTTTGGAAAACTATTTGCGCATAAAGAAGCTAATAATTATTTAGAATGTTTTCTTAATACTATTGAGTGGAAAAATGATGAAGCCATTATTTTCGGTAAACGCATTATTACTAAACGAAAAGTTGGTTGGTATGGAGACACTAATTTTAATTATACCTATTCCAAAACTACGAAGCAGGCATTAAGTTGGACAAAAGAATTGTTGGAATTGAAAAACATCATCGAAAATCAAACTGGAGAAAAATTTAATTCCTGTTTGCTCAATTTGTATCATAATGGAAATGAAGGAATGGCTTGGCATAGTGATGCAGAAAAAGACTTAAAAAAGAACGGGGCAATTGCTTCATTGAGCTTTGGAGCAGAACGGAAATTTGCTTTCAAACATAAAAGAACTAAAGAAACTGTTTCATTAATTCTTGAACACGGAAGTTTATTGGTTATGAAAGATACGACTCAAACAAACTGGCTTCATAGACTACCGCCTGCAAAGCTGATCACAAAACCAAGAGTGAATTTAACTTTCAGAACAATTGACTAG
- a CDS encoding helix-turn-helix domain-containing protein: MEANLNEKAECTVIIRAAHDAMDVLNGKWKIPIIAVLCFSKKRYSELLNEIKGISGKMLSKELKDMELNLLLKRTVLSTQPITVQYELTEYGERLKVAIEQLAIWGTAYRKEISAK, from the coding sequence ATGGAAGCAAATCTAAATGAAAAAGCGGAGTGTACAGTAATCATTAGAGCAGCGCACGATGCAATGGACGTACTGAATGGTAAATGGAAAATTCCAATTATTGCTGTTCTTTGTTTCAGTAAAAAAAGGTATTCGGAACTTTTAAATGAAATTAAAGGAATATCAGGAAAAATGTTGAGCAAAGAATTAAAGGATATGGAATTAAATCTGCTCTTAAAAAGAACAGTTTTAAGCACGCAGCCAATAACCGTACAATATGAACTTACAGAATACGGAGAAAGACTTAAAGTTGCAATTGAACAGCTTGCCATTTGGGGCACAGCTTATCGAAAAGAAATTTCAGCAAAGTAA
- a CDS encoding helix-turn-helix domain-containing protein, with the protein MKNQKKRSDCPVSYSLEAFGDKWSLLIVRDLMIKKECTYGDFAKADEKIATNILAARLLSLEKNGIIQKLEHPDSKAKVLYRLTQKGIDLVPILVEINLWAEKYTEIPDCRKEIVSQMHTNKEEFIKNAIKDLKK; encoded by the coding sequence ATGAAAAACCAAAAAAAGAGATCAGACTGTCCTGTAAGTTATTCACTTGAAGCCTTTGGTGACAAGTGGTCACTGCTGATTGTGAGGGATTTAATGATAAAAAAAGAATGTACTTATGGAGACTTTGCTAAGGCCGATGAGAAAATAGCGACCAATATTTTAGCCGCAAGACTTCTTTCGTTAGAAAAAAATGGCATTATTCAAAAATTAGAACATCCTGACAGCAAAGCAAAAGTCTTATACCGCTTAACTCAAAAGGGAATTGATTTAGTTCCGATACTAGTTGAAATTAACTTATGGGCAGAAAAATATACTGAAATTCCAGATTGCAGAAAAGAAATAGTATCACAAATGCATACTAACAAGGAAGAGTTTATTAAAAATGCCATTAAAGATCTTAAAAAATAA
- a CDS encoding alpha/beta hydrolase, which translates to MKKKLAIAMILLLTGQAFAQDKKSKSKKMETKEHYTFQLSDKVTRQRVTFKNRYGITLSGDLYLPKNEGTEKLSALAISGPFGAVKQQSSGLYASQMAERGFIALAFDPSYTGESSGEPRNVASPEINTEDFSAAVDFLGLQKNVDRNKIGIIGICGFGGFALNATAIDKRVKAVAATSLYDMTRVMSKGYNDVVTPEQRTKTLESLSQQRWKDAENGKPADGPRNLPETLKGDEPQFIKEYFDYYRTPRGFHPNSVNSNGAWLITNPISFMNMPILTYVKEISPRPMLLIAGENAHSRYFSEDIYKVANEPKELIIIPNAVHVDLYDKVDVIPFNKLDAFFKEHLK; encoded by the coding sequence ATGAAAAAAAAATTGGCAATCGCAATGATACTTCTTTTAACAGGACAAGCATTTGCACAAGACAAAAAATCTAAATCAAAAAAAATGGAAACAAAAGAACATTATACTTTTCAATTGAGTGATAAAGTTACCCGTCAAAGAGTTACTTTCAAAAACCGTTACGGCATTACATTAAGCGGTGATTTATATCTTCCAAAAAATGAAGGAACTGAAAAATTGTCTGCATTAGCAATCAGTGGCCCTTTTGGAGCAGTGAAACAACAGTCATCAGGATTATATGCTAGCCAAATGGCAGAACGCGGTTTTATAGCTTTGGCTTTCGACCCGTCTTATACTGGAGAAAGCAGTGGCGAACCAAGAAATGTAGCTTCGCCAGAAATCAATACTGAAGATTTTAGTGCTGCAGTTGATTTTTTAGGGTTGCAGAAAAATGTAGATAGAAATAAAATTGGTATCATCGGGATTTGTGGTTTTGGTGGTTTTGCTTTAAACGCAACTGCTATTGATAAGCGAGTGAAAGCCGTTGCTGCGACAAGTTTGTATGATATGACCAGAGTAATGTCGAAAGGTTACAACGATGTTGTTACGCCAGAACAACGTACCAAAACCTTGGAAAGCTTGAGCCAGCAACGTTGGAAAGATGCCGAAAATGGAAAACCTGCAGATGGTCCAAGAAATTTACCGGAAACATTAAAAGGCGACGAACCGCAATTTATAAAAGAATATTTTGATTATTACAGAACGCCACGTGGCTTTCATCCCAATTCTGTAAACTCAAACGGAGCCTGGTTAATTACCAATCCAATATCATTTATGAATATGCCAATACTAACTTATGTAAAAGAAATTTCGCCAAGACCAATGCTTTTAATCGCAGGAGAAAATGCGCACTCACGATATTTTAGTGAAGATATTTATAAAGTGGCAAATGAACCAAAAGAATTAATAATTATCCCAAACGCTGTACACGTAGATTTGTATGACAAAGTGGATGTTATTCCTTTTAATAAATTAGATGCTTTCTTTAAAGAACATTTGAAATAA
- a CDS encoding TetR/AcrR family transcriptional regulator: protein MSTGERKAREKEALKALILKGAKKLFLEKGIEQTTIRNIADEIDYSVGTVYVYFKDKNAILHDLHSIGFEELSGYFKELFTLEDPMERIRKMGFMYIKFALENPEMYDLMFNLKAPMEFLEKSENENWDEGANTFNYVKKTIEECINKGHFKGHNIEPLSFMIWSLVHGMCCLEIRQRTKGVKFSNPDTILLDGYNEYLKIIRKL from the coding sequence ATGAGTACAGGAGAAAGAAAAGCACGTGAAAAAGAAGCTTTGAAAGCACTAATTTTAAAAGGCGCTAAAAAGCTATTTCTTGAAAAAGGTATTGAGCAGACCACTATTCGAAATATAGCTGATGAAATTGACTATAGCGTAGGTACCGTATATGTCTATTTTAAAGATAAAAATGCCATTTTACATGACCTGCATTCTATAGGTTTTGAAGAATTGAGTGGTTATTTTAAGGAATTGTTCACTTTAGAAGATCCAATGGAAAGAATCCGTAAAATGGGATTTATGTACATAAAATTTGCCTTAGAAAATCCGGAGATGTATGATTTAATGTTTAACCTAAAAGCACCAATGGAATTTTTGGAAAAATCTGAAAATGAAAATTGGGACGAAGGTGCAAATACATTTAATTATGTAAAAAAAACAATTGAGGAATGTATCAATAAAGGACATTTTAAGGGGCATAATATAGAACCACTTTCGTTTATGATTTGGAGTTTGGTACACGGAATGTGCTGTCTTGAAATACGCCAGAGAACAAAAGGTGTAAAATTTTCTAATCCCGATACAATCCTGCTTGATGGATACAACGAATATTTAAAAATAATAAGAAAACTCTAA
- a CDS encoding SDR family oxidoreductase, whose translation MELKGKTILITGGSAGIGLEAAKRFVEEGCKVIITGRDQAKLDAAKKMYPSIVAIKSDASDQDSAVALYNQIKQLGGIDILYNNAGVMNGLDNLGISNTKHFEKATAEMNTNYLGVILLNNLFMDMLKSRKETAIINTSSILSYMPANLVPTYSASKAAVRFYTVALRDHLQIIGSKVKVFELLPPLVATKMAEGMDGKSITPDVLINALVKGLKNDNYTIRVGDTKAIYLLNRFLPKIAYKLLNPNTIAKKLQA comes from the coding sequence ATGGAACTAAAAGGAAAAACAATTTTGATTACCGGCGGTTCTGCGGGTATAGGATTAGAGGCAGCAAAACGATTTGTAGAGGAGGGATGCAAGGTAATTATAACAGGAAGAGATCAAGCAAAATTGGATGCAGCAAAAAAAATGTATCCGTCTATTGTTGCTATTAAAAGTGATGCTTCCGATCAAGATTCTGCTGTTGCTTTATACAACCAGATAAAGCAGCTGGGAGGTATTGACATATTGTATAATAATGCTGGAGTTATGAATGGTTTGGATAATTTAGGGATTAGCAATACAAAACATTTCGAAAAAGCAACAGCCGAAATGAATACTAACTATTTGGGTGTTATTCTTTTGAATAATCTATTTATGGATATGCTGAAATCTAGAAAAGAAACAGCCATTATTAACACAAGTTCTATCTTAAGTTATATGCCGGCTAATTTGGTGCCCACTTATTCTGCTTCTAAGGCTGCTGTGCGTTTTTATACTGTAGCGCTAAGAGATCATTTGCAAATTATAGGCAGCAAAGTAAAAGTATTTGAATTACTGCCTCCTCTTGTGGCAACCAAAATGGCAGAAGGAATGGATGGTAAATCTATTACGCCGGATGTGCTAATAAATGCTTTGGTTAAAGGATTAAAAAATGACAATTACACGATTCGTGTTGGTGATACAAAAGCCATTTATTTATTGAACCGTTTTTTACCAAAGATAGCTTATAAGTTGTTGAATCCAAATACTATTGCTAAGAAACTCCAAGCTTAG
- a CDS encoding methylated-DNA--[protein]-cysteine S-methyltransferase: MNIQEDINYHRIAEAINYIKTNFKEQPNLDKVAEKIHLSPFHFQRIFTEWAGTSPKKFLQYTSIEYAKKILKENKSTLFKTAYETGLSGTSRLHDLFINIEGMTPAEYKNGGKNLSINYSFANSPFGNILVASTLKGICHVAFVEDEFQAFSVLQNHFPNANFKQHLDHIQQTALSIFNYDWEKLNQIKLHLKGTDFQLKVWEALLKIPMGQLSSYGSIAKQIDKPNASRAVGTAIGDNPIAFLIPCHRVIQSTGKLGGYMWGTTRKTAIIGWEATKINIEQETDFLK; encoded by the coding sequence ATGAATATACAGGAAGATATCAATTATCATCGCATTGCAGAAGCAATCAATTACATTAAAACTAATTTTAAAGAGCAGCCAAATTTAGACAAAGTAGCAGAAAAGATACATTTAAGCCCATTTCATTTTCAACGTATTTTTACTGAATGGGCAGGAACAAGTCCAAAAAAATTTTTACAATATACAAGTATCGAATACGCAAAAAAAATACTAAAAGAGAACAAATCTACCTTATTTAAAACAGCTTACGAAACAGGACTTTCAGGAACAAGCAGACTACATGACCTGTTTATTAACATTGAAGGTATGACACCAGCCGAATACAAAAACGGAGGTAAAAATCTTTCGATAAATTATAGCTTTGCAAATAGTCCATTTGGTAATATTTTAGTGGCTTCCACATTAAAAGGTATTTGCCATGTAGCGTTTGTAGAAGACGAATTCCAAGCATTTTCAGTGTTACAAAATCATTTTCCTAATGCAAATTTCAAACAGCATTTGGACCATATTCAACAAACTGCCTTATCTATTTTTAACTATGATTGGGAAAAGCTCAATCAAATAAAACTGCATTTAAAAGGTACTGATTTTCAATTAAAAGTTTGGGAAGCTTTACTTAAAATCCCCATGGGACAACTTTCTTCTTATGGAAGTATTGCGAAGCAAATTGATAAACCAAATGCTTCAAGAGCAGTAGGTACCGCAATTGGAGACAATCCTATCGCTTTTCTTATTCCCTGCCATCGCGTAATTCAATCAACAGGAAAATTGGGTGGTTATATGTGGGGTACAACTCGTAAAACTGCAATTATTGGTTGGGAAGCCACAAAAATAAATATTGAGCAAGAAACGGATTTTTTAAAATAA
- a CDS encoding efflux RND transporter periplasmic adaptor subunit yields the protein MKKSIAIFLLAFPLFYACKEEKKEHTPFETADIIPIKTATVQSLALANNISASGLVTTENQANYGFKIGGVVSRIYVEEGQFFKKGQLLAALDATEINAGLNQTDLNVKKYERDYNRANNLYKDSVYTLEQLQNTKTGLDIARKQKDAVAFNARYAKIYASADGFVASKIANEGEVVSAGSPILAINETNQNNNYLLKIGLTDKEWASTKIGQKAVVTLDGYPEEHFDAFVFRKSQSADTALGSFQVELKLNMKNSKPAVGMFGKAEIKAENAEDFIIIPYNSLIEADGNKAFVFIVENNKVKRQPVTINKFENNKVFIKDGLQKTDQIVISNSAYLNEQSTIKIIK from the coding sequence ATGAAAAAATCAATAGCAATATTTCTTCTTGCCTTTCCTCTTTTTTATGCGTGTAAAGAAGAAAAAAAAGAACATACTCCATTCGAAACTGCTGATATTATTCCAATCAAAACAGCAACAGTTCAATCTTTGGCACTCGCAAATAATATAAGTGCATCAGGATTGGTAACAACAGAAAACCAAGCCAATTATGGTTTTAAAATAGGCGGTGTAGTGAGTCGAATATATGTAGAGGAAGGTCAGTTTTTTAAAAAAGGCCAACTTTTGGCAGCATTGGATGCAACTGAAATTAATGCCGGTTTAAATCAAACGGATTTGAATGTAAAAAAATACGAACGTGATTACAACCGTGCCAATAATTTGTACAAAGACAGTGTGTACACCTTAGAACAGCTTCAAAATACAAAAACAGGTCTGGACATTGCCAGAAAGCAGAAAGATGCTGTTGCTTTTAATGCGCGTTACGCTAAAATATATGCTTCTGCCGATGGTTTTGTAGCCAGTAAGATCGCTAATGAAGGGGAAGTTGTTAGTGCCGGATCTCCGATTTTGGCAATAAATGAAACAAATCAAAATAACAACTATTTATTAAAAATCGGTTTGACAGATAAGGAATGGGCATCAACAAAAATTGGTCAGAAAGCAGTTGTTACTCTTGATGGTTATCCCGAAGAGCACTTTGATGCTTTTGTTTTTCGAAAGTCACAATCTGCAGATACAGCATTAGGCTCTTTTCAGGTGGAATTGAAACTGAATATGAAAAACAGTAAACCGGCAGTTGGTATGTTCGGGAAAGCAGAAATTAAAGCAGAAAATGCAGAAGATTTTATCATCATCCCTTATAATTCGCTTATTGAAGCCGATGGTAACAAAGCCTTTGTATTTATAGTAGAAAATAACAAAGTAAAACGTCAGCCAGTTACGATTAATAAGTTTGAAAATAACAAGGTATTCATAAAAGACGGACTTCAGAAAACTGATCAGATAGTGATATCCAACAGTGCTTATCTAAACGAACAATCAACAATCAAGATCATTAAATAA